The proteins below are encoded in one region of Apium graveolens cultivar Ventura chromosome 4, ASM990537v1, whole genome shotgun sequence:
- the LOC141718927 gene encoding cytochrome P450 CYP82D47-like → MDDVLELVSGLLALLVFIYFTVKRSGRQRRQNVVLPEAGGAWPFIGHMHLLGPNQLTHYTLGTMADKYGPAFSIKLGSHKVIVLSSWEMAKECFLTHDKNFIGKPIVLASKLLGYNLAMFAFAPYGSYWRRIRKIVSLELLSVRRIEMLKGLRVSEVQTSIKEVYKLWIESGCDRDGVVVDMKKWFANITHNLIMGMVAGKRYYGGSANGKEGEVQKFEKMVRKFGFLFGAFLFSDFIPFLKWLDSKAHERDMKKAAQELDDFIQVWLEEHKQRRLVRGEEQGDEDFMDVMLTILKDAEIAGFDADTINKATSLNLILAGSDSTTVALIWAVSLLLNNRRILEKAQAELDTVVGKDRHVDESDIKNLVYLQAIVKETLRLYSPSPLIPFRAAIEDCTISPGYNITAGTRLMVNVWKIHRDERVWPEPNEFKPERFLTTHKDIDLKGQNFEFIPFGSGRRACPGVALALQSVHLALASLLHSFDITNLSEEYVDMTESFGLTNFKATPLQAYLSPRLQPSLYL, encoded by the exons ATGGATGATGTTCTTGAATTAGTCTCTGGTCTACTTGCTCTGTTAGTCTTTATCTACTTTACAGTGAAAAGATCAGGTAGACAAAGAAGACAGAACGTAGTCTTGCCTGAAGCTGGTGGTGCTTGGCCTTTCATAGGCCACATGCATCTTCTTGGTCCAAACCAGCTGACACATTATACACTTGGAACCATGGCTGATAAGTATGGACCAGCTTTCTCCATCAAGCTTGGATCACACAAAGTTATAGTGTTGAGTAGTTGGGAAATGGCCAAAGAGTGTTTTCTTACCCATGACAAGAATTTTATAGGAAAGCCAATTGTTTTGGCCTCAAAGCTACTGGGATACAACTTGGCTATGTTTGCTTTTGCTCCTTATGGTTCTTATTGGCGCCGGATACGCAAGATTGTTTCCCTTGAACTTTTATCTGTTCGAAGAATTGAAATGTTGAAGGGCTTAAGAGTTTCGGAGGTGCAGACATCGATAAAAGAAGTATATAAGCTATGGATTGAGAGTGGTTGTGATAGAGATGGAGTTGTAGTGGATATGAAGAAATGGTTTGCTAATATCACGCATAATTTGATCATGGGTATGGTGGCTGGAAAAAGATACTATGGAGGTAGTGCTAATGGTAAGGAAGGAGAGGTACAGAAGTTTGAGAAGATGGTTAGGAAGTTTGGGTTTTTATTTGGAGCATTTTTGTTCTCTGATTTTATACCTTTTTTAAAATGGCTGGATTCGAAAGCACATGAGAGGGATATGAAGAAGGCTGCGCAAGAATTGGATGATTTTATCCAAGTTTGGTTGGAAGAGCATAAACAGAGAAGACTAGTGAGAGGAGAAGAACAAGGAGATGAGGATTTTATGGATGTGATGCTAACCATTCTTAAAGATGCTGAAATAGCTGGTTTTGATGCTGATACCATAAATAAAGCTACATCTTTG AACCTTATTTTAGCAGGATCTGACTCCACAACTGTGGCTCTTATATGGGCCGTGTCTCTCCTCCTCAACAACCGCCGCATATTAGAGAAGGCACAAGCAGAGCTTGACACAGTTGTTGGCAAAGATAGACATGTTGATGAATCAGACATCAAGAACCTTGTTTATCTCCAAGCAATTGTCAAGGAAACCTTGAGGCTCTACTCACCTAGCCCACTAATTCCTTTCCGTGCTGCAATTGAGGATTGCACCATCTCTCCTGGATACAACATTACTGCTGGTACGCGTCTAATGGTTAATGTTTGGAAGATTCACCGGGATGAGCGTGTGTGGCCCGAACCAAACGAATTTAAGCCAGAGAGATTCTTGACAACCCACAAGGACATTGATTTGAAAGGACAAAATTTCGAGTTCATTCCATTTGGATCGGGAAGGAGAGCTTGCCCAGGTGTGGCACTTGCCCTGCAATCAGTTCATCTGGCTCTGGCTAGTTTGTTGCACAGTTTCGATATAACCAATTTATCGGAAGAATATGTAGACATGACTGAGAGCTTTGGTTTGACAAATTTCAAAGCAACTCCTCTTCAAGCTTATCTTTCACCAAGACTTCAGCCTAGCTTGTATTTGTAA